One Ornithorhynchus anatinus isolate Pmale09 chromosome 2, mOrnAna1.pri.v4, whole genome shotgun sequence DNA segment encodes these proteins:
- the LOC114817942 gene encoding C-type lectin domain family 2 member L-like isoform X2, whose translation MARRGGSRRGRGRSPGRSPGSGPAGVLLSVEETGRCGGPGDAGVPEPPEGPGMQASSVQLIPGAAGSPDKVPSGTPDEGSPLPEPWALRGPNQQPDSWTAALRDKKTWILLVGFGILFLTIIMTSQLWRNDAPAPSPAFCPVDWTPFRQSCYFFSTDGRTWDVSTGLCYVNGSFLAVLEDLQELVFIRKHTKGELWIGLRRRGEDLYWVNGTKLDPTVFPVAGLGECAYTDPTVFSTSSCSLTRSFICKRPRTT comes from the exons ATGGCGCGGCGGGGCGGCTCACGACGAGGCCGAGGACGAAGTCCAGGCCGAAGTCCAGGCTCAGGACCGGCCGGGGTGCTCTTGTCGGTGGAGGAGACCGGGCGGTGCGGGGGTCCCGGGGATGCGGGGGTCCCGGAGCCCCCGGAGGGTCCGGGGATGCAGGCCTCGTCGGTGCAGCTGATCCCGGGGGCGGCGGGATCCCCGGACAAGGTCCCCTCCGGGACGCCGGACGAGGGGTCGCCGCTGCCGGAGCCCTGGGCCCTGCGCGGGCCTAATCAACAGCCGGATTCTTGGACTGCCGCCCTGCGAG ACAAGAAGACATGGATCTTGCTGGTCGGGTTCGGGATTTTGTTCCTCACCATCATCATGACTTCGCAGCTATGGAGAAATG ATGCCCCCGCCCCATCTCCAGCTTTTTGCCCTGTTGACTGGACACCTTTCCGGCAAAGCTGCTACTTCTTCTCCACTGATGGAAGAACTTGGGATGTGAGCACTGGCTTGTGCTACGTGAATGGCTCCTTCTTAGCTGTGCTCGAAGACCTGCAGGAGCTG GTGTTTATTAGGAAACACACAAAAGGAGAGCTCTGGATTGGGCTTCGTCGAAGAGGAGAGGACCTGTACTGGGTCAACGGGACAAAACTGGATCCAACGGT GTTCCCGGTGGCAGGATTGGGAGAGTGCGCCTACACCGATCCTACTGTGTTCTCCACCTCTTCGTGCTCATTGACTCGTTCATTTATCTGCAAGAGGCCCAGAACCACATGA
- the LOC114817942 gene encoding C-type lectin domain family 2 member L-like isoform X1, producing MARRGGSRRGRGRSPGRSPGSGPAGVLLSVEETGRCGGPGDAGVPEPPEGPGMQASSVQLIPGAAGSPDKVPSGTPDEGSPLPEPWALRGPNQQPDSWTAALRDKKTWILLVGFGILFLTIIMTSQLWRNDAPAPSPAFCPVDWTPFRQSCYFFSTDGRTWDVSTGLCYVNGSFLAVLEDLQELTRSPPLLSPAEAAPSPTPPDLPVFIRKHTKGELWIGLRRRGEDLYWVNGTKLDPTVFPVAGLGECAYTDPTVFSTSSCSLTRSFICKRPRTT from the exons ATGGCGCGGCGGGGCGGCTCACGACGAGGCCGAGGACGAAGTCCAGGCCGAAGTCCAGGCTCAGGACCGGCCGGGGTGCTCTTGTCGGTGGAGGAGACCGGGCGGTGCGGGGGTCCCGGGGATGCGGGGGTCCCGGAGCCCCCGGAGGGTCCGGGGATGCAGGCCTCGTCGGTGCAGCTGATCCCGGGGGCGGCGGGATCCCCGGACAAGGTCCCCTCCGGGACGCCGGACGAGGGGTCGCCGCTGCCGGAGCCCTGGGCCCTGCGCGGGCCTAATCAACAGCCGGATTCTTGGACTGCCGCCCTGCGAG ACAAGAAGACATGGATCTTGCTGGTCGGGTTCGGGATTTTGTTCCTCACCATCATCATGACTTCGCAGCTATGGAGAAATG ATGCCCCCGCCCCATCTCCAGCTTTTTGCCCTGTTGACTGGACACCTTTCCGGCAAAGCTGCTACTTCTTCTCCACTGATGGAAGAACTTGGGATGTGAGCACTGGCTTGTGCTACGTGAATGGCTCCTTCTTAGCTGTGCTCGAAGACCTGCAGGAGCTG acacggtctccgccgctgctctctccagcggaggccgctccttctcccactcccccggacttaccg GTGTTTATTAGGAAACACACAAAAGGAGAGCTCTGGATTGGGCTTCGTCGAAGAGGAGAGGACCTGTACTGGGTCAACGGGACAAAACTGGATCCAACGGT GTTCCCGGTGGCAGGATTGGGAGAGTGCGCCTACACCGATCCTACTGTGTTCTCCACCTCTTCGTGCTCATTGACTCGTTCATTTATCTGCAAGAGGCCCAGAACCACATGA